The DNA segment ATCATGGTTgttgcaaacacacaaagctttgATGCTAATGACGACCTCCCTAGGAACTACAACCACAATGTAAAGCTGGTTTCCTGAAGATGTTTCACGCAGTCAAATAAAATAAGTATAAACTGCAGTTAAATTTCAGACTTCCAAACAACATGAAATCAACAGGTGTTAAGTCACAATGTGGATGCACTGCTTCAGAGGTGGACCTGATGTCATCACAGACAACACTGAGTATTTATGTAATACGTCTCACTCtctgttttgaatgttttttaaggTTTTTCCTCCTAAAATGAGGTCATTTTAAAGAGcgttgtcctttttttcccaaaactGCTTTGGTGATATTTTAAGGGGCTTCTGGGTGGAAGCTCACCTGTGCATTTCATCCTGGTGATTCAGGCACCCGAGAGCAGCTGAAACCACCTTTGATAAGCTCTGCTTCATTATACCTGTCTAACAACATGACTTTAATACTTAATATAATTAGTTAATGACATTTCACTAATGCATCTATCAGGCCTGAAGGGCGACGGACAATTTGTCCGATCACCTGTTCCAACTGGGGGAAGAGATCCTGATCAAACCCGTCAGGTAGACGTAATCCTTGAAtgcattagggctgtcaacaaatattctatattcgaatatatatttgaaCATAGAACAACAAttcgaatgtgaaaattaatattcaaatgtataaaaaaagaaaaaagaccgGCAGCGCGACGGTCTGATTTGGCGCGCCCCCGACTACTGACCGACATGAATAAAATAGTCTggaggctacaacagcttcatgcactagtttgattatttgccgtttcatgctgTTGATAGGTAGGCTTCAGGGACATCGCAGGACGTTGGTGGCGCAATGATACACCAATCGAATCACTCAATGAGCATTAGACCACATCATGGCCGACAGTGCGGATAGAATGAGCTTTCTCTCCTGGAAGTATGGACATTACTTTTCGCTCGTCGAAAGTAAAGACAAAAATGTAGTGGTGAGTTGTAAATTATGTGCAGGTGCAAAGACCCTATCCACATCTAAGAGTAGCAATTCCAATCTTATGAAGCACCTGTTGAAACAACACGCTTCGACAAAGTTAGTAGTGAAAGAGCCCAGCCCTACGGATGCTGAACAACCAAGGCTagactttacacggactgcagtgcagccgataagcCAGGCAGAGCTGAATAAATTGATTGTTAAAAGGGACTTTGGTACTACTGCTTGGTTTGAaagcctgttgccctgttgattacaataaataggtctaaaaaatatgtttattgtgtttgactgttcagtactgttcattacattaaaaaagcagacataaaagtaacttaaaagttactttccctGGTAACTAATTACGTTTGATATACAGTAACTGGTAAAGTAATTAAATTACCTTTAAaataagtaactagtaactaacTAATTActaattttcagtaacttgctcaacactgatattgactatatTTCTCCCACTCTTCAGCGCCCTTTTTGCTGCTTTATCCATTAAATCTTGTCTGCTTCTGGAGTGGCAAAACTTCAGACTCGTCAGCACTGCACGAGTCTGCTGCTATACTCTCTCTCAGGCCTGACGTCCTCTACCCACTGTAGTGCAAAAACTATGGCCATCATCTCGCATGTAAACACTGATAAGTCATCACTGACTCTTTTCCCACACTCATACTGGAATTCTGGTATTactgctgaagctgctgttctatatattcatttattaattaatgGTGAATGTGCActgtattaaaaataataataatacttgtaAAGCCCTTTTCATAGTactcaaaaaaaacataaaaagaatgCTACGTGGGGTCTACTAGCAGAACGAGGCTCaggtctcttttcttttttcccgggcaggaggtgaaaggtcaaaagAACCAAACCTGAACTCCGTCTCCCTCCTGACTGTCCCTGATCGTTATCACAATACATTCAATGAATAAAACGTTGGTCTAAAGCTCCTTCATTCAAACGTAAAATAGCATGCATAATATCAGCTAATGTGTAATATTAGTGTTTTTAAATCTCCCTGCTTTatgtttgatgttttaatggttttatgaaaaacttttattgttgaaatgtgctacacaaataaaaatgccCTAACTTGCCTTAAGATAAAGGCGAGGAAGGTTTTAAAAGGATGCCTCAAGAGATATTTTAAAGCCAAAAGTCTGAAATAGGatgtgaaagtgaaaaaaaaaaagttttgctcCAGATTactgcaaataaatgaataaaaggaaGTTGCAGTAAGGAAATGCCCTGATTTTGAGGCATTTAGAAACCTCTTGTATAACcttatattcctttaacaagtacaTACATGTTAACATGTTTATAAAGGACCGTTTTTACTTTCCATTACAAAGGCAGTGAGCTTTCTTTGAGCttgctttgttcttttttttaaaggtgttgtGGGAGTGCGAAGACGGGGAGTCTTTGCATGTTTAAATTCCTCAAAATACCTCAAGGAAGACATTTCTGTTGAGGTGGATGTGTTACTACAAGTCTACACATTTCAGAGAGCAACGTGGGATCGAAAGACAGAGGAGGGTCTGTGATCAGGTGTATCAAACCCTTCACTCATGGGAGAGGATTTGCATGTATTGGATGTATGCACtacattgtatatatatatatatatatatatatatatatatatatatatagtattataaatattgtatatatCCAAACAGTATTTTTAAAGGACTTCTCCCCTTCACAAACTGCTACATGCATGAACATGTAAACATTAAAGCTTTCAGCTCGTTTTCACCCACAAGTTCACACCTGCCAACAGGAAATTAAGCAGGATGAACCTATTTGGTGAGCAGGGGACAGAACATCTGACAAACCGTCCACATTTATGTAGAAGAAACACAACGACATCAGTCCCTGGGTGTCGCGTTTAAAATAAGCATTTAATTGAAATTACAACTTTTGACAATTCTGTAGTTGCTTGTGGGTCTGCTTATATAACGGAAGTAAATCAAAAATGTATGCTTTACTATGACGATGGACGTCTGCCCGGGTTTGGGCAATACCAGCGTCCTTTTACCGACTCTGGTTAAGACAATTTAGATTCTCAGAATTAAATTAGCATTTGGCTTGAAAGCTAAAGACCTAACGCTTACTTTACCACCATTAAGTAACCTGAAAAGATAACACAATCATCTTATCTCTAGTTTTACTGGATGGTTGGCTAAAACTGTATGCTTTCCGGGTTAGGAGGCCGTGACGTTTAAGCGATGAGGTTCTTTATCCTCAATAACGTTACACTTAAGTGTGTTGTTAGGCCCCACGCTTGTAATACGGTTGCCAGCAACATTGTTGATAGTAAGTAATTAGCTGccttgtagccaccaaacgttgtttCACATTTCAGTAGCCtgagaaaatagtccccgtacgtgtgACTGTAACAAAATGCAACGAAAAACAGCAACATCACGTTTGACtcgctctcaaccaatcagaacgctggatttcatcgaCACGTATGATAATGAAGCaataagggagaggttctacttCATTGTCCAATAATGgaacagttcgggggtgttgttagtGCCGGCAACCCTCAAACTGTTACTTTATTGaagcctcaagtaccttattgcttttataatacaataatatatttattcatgatataatataaatagctgccttttaagtaaatagctgccttttagCACAACATATTTGTAGCCATATTTGCAGCTTTATCTATAATTAACAGCTAAGCCCATTTTGAAATCTGAAactctttcgcggcccacccaaacctttaatcacaactctgatcaaaacataatgattaaatgactttaagaatttaaccaaaatcaaacatccgcgagcaaaggttcgtctccgcgaggtatttgctcgcttgcgaaacgtgaacttcgttgctcgcgaggagaatctctgctcgcgctcgaaggagttttctactcgctcgctgttctttttgacagtaaggtggagacggtgctttcagggtccgatcgatgtcgcgaggtgcgtccgctcccgccgcccccctcgccatccacgccttaaatcttcggctgcttttagaataacttattttccccgttaagatggttcagctactgtagagaaaaggacaccgtctctcgctctttaatctcatgaagtgctcggcgagaacgacagctttgtttctccgacgcgccctgaaagcagctccatatctcacgcgcttgagcgccgctcagcgtctcgccgtcgtagacgagctttggcctgtttggcagagcgccgtgtacaaccagtatggatcaaccgattaatcaattgatccatatatataaaccgctccggattataaggcccTGTCGTTTTTtgtgaaaattaaagccttttaagtgcgccttttaagtgcgccttggagtgcggaaaatgcggtatatttactttaataccacaAAGTGGcgcccgtttgttgaacaacgacaggcggacaagagcagccgtttcgagcgagagccttaatgttttattaatctgtccgtttaaattgtttgtgcttcatcaactaatgtttcacataactaatgtgccgcatcataaatatttttatattagtttcaaacttttaaaaattgaaaattttgggaatcgctgctctacaGGTTTTAACACCAGAAAGCTGATTATACATTTAAGTGTGTAGAGACTTCAAACATTCTAAATCTAAGAGCCTTTCTCAGAATTTTTACTTACCCGCAAGATTTGAAGTATTGTACCGTTCTTTAGACTGAGGCCTCTTGACGATGCACAACGGCTCGCGGCTACCAACATTTTGTAAAGGCAGTTATTTGTTTTAAAGCCACCTGAACCCTTCACCAATTTATACTCTGTTCAAATCTACATCAACGGATTCTACATTACTCTTTCTGTTCAAACACTTGGAGGAATCTTTTTTTGCGATGCAGAGACAAAATAAGGAAGCAagtagagctgctgctgctggtcccaGTGCACAGAGACCGATCCTTCCTCGATGATCTCCTCTCAGACTCGTATCACTCGTTGTCTCATGTTCGGGCCGatccttcactgctgcaaagagacccaacaaatctgttttattaatgtaaagaaaaatgtttatttatctgaataaagctgctgaattaAACGTGTTAGTAAGTTTAACTTAATGAACCTACCAGTGACATTGAGGTGACATTCCTTATAGTTCCTCCCATAACTTGTGTCCACTTCACACCAGTACAGCCCCGAGTCATTagtctggagtctggagatgtgaaacctgagtcgtccttctctgaggacgtctttgtcccactggactCGTCCTGCAAAGCGTTCATCTCGATCCTTTGGGACCTCGACACCTTCATATAGATGAAACAGGACTGAAGGTCTATCAGAATTTAACATCTGACAGGTGATATAAAGGGAGTTGGGGGAGTGGTCCGTGCTGGTGGGGAACATCCATTCCAGtgagatgttgtggttctcctcTGCATGATACCAGCTTCTTATTGTCCTCAAAGAAGCACGATGTGAACATCTACCAACATTTATAATTAATATCacacagggaacacacacaaaatgaatctTTACTAAATAATACAGCTGTTTTAGGTTATATTGGATCAGGTTATAGTCTGACTGTAAAgaataaattgcatttttttacagttgaattatatttaattaacaaaaaaaaattacctGCAAATTTATTTGGTGATCCACGAATCCTCtcataataaatgtaaatataatcaTAAGTCATTCTCTCTTTACCATGGACGTCTTGAGTGATGAGAACTGAAGCTCTTCAACAAGTAAACTCCTCAGTCAGAGTTTCATTTTAATCCATTTACAGagttaagaataaaataacactCCCGGACGAGGATCCTTCTCAGTCTTTGTTTCCACGTGTCTAATGGTTCATTGTGGGGTTTAGGGCGGTGTAATGGGCGGTGTAATGTGAGACCCATGAGTCATGCGACCATTATGATTTCAAGCCCCCATTCCACCCTTTCCATGAAGGACACGTTGGTGCTGGTAAGCCTGTTctttaacaaaaatgttttatattcttCGTCTGTAACTCTCTTCCtctcagtaaacagctggacaagCCTTTGAAATCCCTGATTTGCGACGTAATGTTTTCAGCGGCGCTTGTGACGGTTCATTTATCGCCAGACTCCGGGGATTTGCACGTAACCGTCATCACCTGTTtgtctgatgctgcagctgATTGGCGCGCAGCAcgagcacgaggaggaggaggaggaggaggagggaggggcggggcttgccAAGACCCTACACAGCCGAGCTCTTGATGGTGACGTCTAACCCTGGCAAACAGTCTCCATCTACCAGATTGCAGGACTTGTGAACGAGGCCTTCTTGTCAGCAGTACACCACGTAATATCACCTCTGGATTCAAGGCCACTGGGATTTTCCCATATGACCGAGAtatttttcctgaggaagcgtTTGCACCATCCATGGTGTCAGAGCGGCCAAATCCTGAGTAACAGTAAGAACACGGAAGAGAAACCTGTTTAATGTTGAGATACGTTTATCACTGTTCGGTGTTGATGGCTGTTGAGCTTCAATCCACCAGCGCATGCAACACCTGTCTTGCCTTAAGATAAAAGGCGAGGAAGGTTTTAAAAGGATGCCTCAAGAGACATTTTAAAGCCAAAAGTCTGAAATAGGAtgttaaagtgaaaaaaaaagttttgctcCATATTactgcaaataaatgaataaaagaaagttGCAGTAAGAAAATGCCCTGATTTTGAGGCATTTAGAAACCTCTTGTATAACcttatattcctttaacaagtacaTGTTAACATGTTTATAAAGGACCGTTTTTACTTTCCATTACAAAGGCAGTGAGCTTTCTTTGAGCTtgctttgttctttttattaaaGGTGTTGTGGGAGTGCAAAGACAGGGAAGTCTTTGCATGTTTAAATTCCTCAAAATACCTCAAGGAAGACATTTCTGTTGAGGTGGATGTGTTACTACAAGTCTACACATTTCAGAGAGCAACGTGGGATCGAAAGACAGAGGAGGGTCTGTGATCAGGTGTATCAAACCCTTCACTCATGGGAGAGGATTTTCATGTATTGGATGTATGCAAtacattgtatatatatatatatagtattataaatattgtatatatCCAAACAGTATTTTTAAAGGACTTCTCCTCTTCACAAACTGCTACATGCATGAACATGTAAACATTAAAGCTTTCAGCTCGTTTTCACCCACAAGTTCACACCTGCCAACAGTAAATTAAGCAGGATGGACCTATTTGGTGAGCAGGGGACAGAACATCTGACAAACCGTCCACATTTATGTagaagaaacacaacaacatcaGTCCCTGGTGTCGTGTTTAAAATAAGCATTTAATTGAAATTACAACTTTTGACAATTCTGTAGCTGCTTGTGGGTCTGCTTTGATAACGGAAGTAAATCCAAATGATAATACACATCTAAAAACAGCTTGAGATAAAAACGGATGCAAATCTAATGCTTTCTTATTTGAAATGTGTCAATCCTCTTTCACTTGCTCGTAATTAAACAAATACAAGTTTACAATTTAGTGCAAGGTaaacaaaagtttaaaaacGAATCTACGTGTCAAatctcatgaataaataaacatttacatgtcTAACTACTGGAGGACTTACTCGGGCGACGGTCGGCGATgatgaaagagcttttattgcgCTTTTTGGAGGTGTTGAAGCAGGATGTCTTATTGTAAAAAGGCCAGAATTCGGTTTCCGGATAACATGATCATTTTGGCGACTCTTTGACCAATGTTCAATCTTTGCAAAAATGTATGCTTTGCTATGACGATGGACGCCCGCCCGGATTTGGGCAATACCAGCGTCCTTTTACCGACTCTGGTTAAGACAATTTAGATTCTCTGAATTAAATTAGCATTTGGCTTGAAAGCTAAAGACCTAACGCTTACTTTACCACCATTAAGtaacatgaaaacataacacAATCATTCTTATCTAGTTTTACTGGATGGTTGGCTAAAAACTGTCCGGGTCAGGAGGCCGTGACGTTTAAGCGATGAGGTTCTTTATCCTCAATAACGTTACACTTAAGTGTGTTGTTAGGCCCCACGCTTGTAATACGGTTGCCAGCAACATTGTTGATAGTAAGTAATTAGCTGccttgtagccaccaaacgttgtttCACATTTCAGTAGCCTgagaaaatagtccctgtacgtgTGACTGTAACAAAATgcaacagaaaaacagcaacatCACGTTTGACtcgctctcaaccaatcagaacgctggatttcatcgaCACGTATGATAAtgaagcaataaggtacgagaggttGTCCAATAATGgaacagttcgggggtgttgttagtGCCGGCAACCCTCAAACTGTTACTTTATTGaagcctcaagtaccttattgcttttataatacaataatatatttatttataatataatataaatagctgccttttaagtaaatagctgccttttagCACAACATATTTGTAGCCAATATCAATATTTAGATAATAACAGCTTTATCTATAATTAACAGCTAAACCTCtaaagcagcggttcccaaacggCCCCGTTTGAAATcagaaaatctttcgcggcccacccaaacctttaatcacaactctgatcaaaacataatgattaaatgactttaaaaatttaaccaaaatcaaacatccgcgagcaaaggttcgtctccgcgaggtatttgctcgcttgcgaaacgtgaacttcgttgctcgcgaggagaatctctgctcgcgctcgaaggagttttctactcgctcgctgttctttttgacagtaaggtggagacggtgctttcagggtccgatcgatgtcgcgaggtgcgtccgctcccgccgcccccctcgccatccacgccttaagtcttcggctgcttttagaataactcatgttccccgttaagatggttcagctactgtagagaaaaggacaccgtctctcgctctttaatctcatgaagtgctcggcgagaacgacagctttgtttctccgacgcgccctgaaagcagctccatatctcacgcgcttgagcgccgctcagcgtctcgccgtcgtagacgagctttggcctgtttggcagagcgccgtgtacaaccagtatggatcaaccgattaatcaattgatccatatatataaaccgctccggattataaggcccTGTCGTTTTTtgtgaaaattaaagccttttaagtgcgccttggagtgcggaaaatgcggtatatttactttaataccacaAAGTGGcgcccgtttgttgaacaacgacaggcggacaagagcagccgtttcgagcgagagccttaatgttttattaatctgtccgtttaaattgtttgtgcttcatcaactaatgtttcacataactaatgtgccgcatcataaatatttttatattaatttcaaacttttaaaaatggaaaattttgggaatcgctgctctacaGGTTTTAACACCAGAAAGCTGATTATACATTTAAGTGTGTAGAGACTTCAAACATTCTAAATCTAAGAGCCTTTCTCAGAATTTTTACTTACCCGCAAGATTTGAAGTATTGTACCGTTCTTTAGACTGAGGCCTCTTGACGATGCACAACGGCTCGCGGCTACCAACATTTCGTAAAGGCAGTTATTTGTTTTAAAGCCACCTGAACCCTTCGCCATTTTATACTCTGTTCAAATCTACATCAACGGATTCTTCTACGAATCTTCTTCAGGGAAATCATCCAGGAAGTAGAAGCGGTTGTTGGACAGCTGAGAGACGAAACGTCGTCCAACCCAGAGTATCCCAGACGGCCATTCCGCCTCTAGATCCTACGTCCCAGGTGGACTTCAGTCAGAACTCCTCTGACTCTTTCTGTTCAAACACTTTTTTGCGatgcagagacaaaaaaaggaagcaagtAGAGCTGCTGGTCCCAGCGCACAGAAGAGGCCGATCCTTCCTCGATGATCTCCTCTCAGACTCGTATCACTCGTTGTCTCAGGTTCCGGCCGatccttcactgctgcaaagagacccaacaaatctgttttattaatgtaaagaaaaaggtttattcatctgaataaagctgctgaattaAACGTGTTAGTAAGTTTAACTTAATGAACCTACCAGTGACATTGAGGTGACATTGCTTATAGTTCTTCCCATAACTTGTGTCCACTTCACACCAATACAGCCCCGAGTCATTagtctggagtctggagatgtgaaacctgagtcgtccttctctgaggacgtctttgtcccactggactcgtcctgcaaagcgtccaTCCTGCAACTCTGGAACTTCGACACCTTCATATAGATGAAACAGGACTGAAGGTCTATCAGGATTTAACATCTCACAGCCGATATACAGGGAGTTGGGGGAGTGGTCCGTGCTAGTGGGGAACATCCATTCCAGtgagatgttgtggttctcctctgcatgataccagctctgtgtcacattcactacaaatgaccctgaggagacagagaaggagaggaggaggcgacaAACTGACAGCTTCAACATGGAGCCTTTAGActccatctccagatgtttctgaggagtgtgtgctgatgcttcacaaacacaaactgaactCACCACAGACACAGGAGGTCAGGATGAAGATCACCAGGATCCTGCAGATCATCTCCTCcctgtgagaggagacagaggagaagaggctcaaATATCACATCAACAATCTACAGTGTGTCTTTACATTGTgatgctctttgtgtttctcatcagcttgttacaaacacacaaagcgtTGATGCTAATGACGACCTCCCTGAGAACTACAACCACAAAGTAAAGCTGGTTTCCCTGAAGATGTTTCACTCATAGTCTCTCATAAGTTTAAACTGCAGTTAAATTCCAGACttccaaacaacacaaaatcaACGGGTTTTAAGTCACAGTGTGGATTCATCATTATATTATAACATGACTTTAATACTGAATATCATTAGTTAACCA comes from the Gasterosteus aculeatus chromosome 14, fGasAcu3.hap1.1, whole genome shotgun sequence genome and includes:
- the LOC120813874 gene encoding uncharacterized protein LOC120813874 isoform X2: MFQFSSLKTSNLREEMICRILVIFILTSCVCGSFVVNVTQSWYHAEENHNISLEWMFPTSTDHSPNSLYIGCEMLNPDRPSVLFHLYEGVEVPELQDGRFAGRVQWDKDVLREGRLRFHISRLQTNDSGLYWCEVDTSYGKNYKQCHLNVTAVKDRPEPETTSDTSLRGDHRGRIGLFCALGPAALLASFFCLCIAKKCLNRKSQRSSD
- the LOC120813874 gene encoding uncharacterized protein LOC120813874 isoform X1 — translated: MFQFSSLKTSNLREEMICRILVIFILTSCVCGSFVVNVTQSWYHAEENHNISLEWMFPTSTDHSPNSLYIGCEMLNPDRPSVLFHLYEGVEVPELQDGRFAGRVQWDKDVLREGRLRFHISRLQTNDSGLYWCEVDTSYGKNYKQCHLNVTAVKDRPEHETTSDTSLRGDHRGRIGLCALGPAAAALLASLFCLCIAKKDSSKCLNRKSNVESVDVDLNRV